A portion of the Colias croceus chromosome 25, ilColCroc2.1 genome contains these proteins:
- the LOC123703250 gene encoding proline-rich protein 4-like isoform X2 has translation MNMQAYLQQQMQQQHDQQFQPSEYSGYDEGSSDHGDFNSYNGHDLQPHSYPVHQHVEEENPEEIKHYKEVVVPIHKNVEFKINQPVLIPVPHPVPIHVPVPKAVVIPIIKEVSIPVEKSVPYPVERTVHVPKIKEVPFEVVKHIIVPVEKPVPFKVPVYETIIHTKKGSHKIR, from the coding sequence TTTCAACCAAGCGAGTATTCAGGTTATGACGAAGGCAGTTCTGATCACGGTGACTTCAATTCATACAATGGCCACGATTTACAACCACATTCTTACCCAGTTCACCAACATGTTGAAGAAGAAAACCcagaagaaataaaacattataaagagGTCGTAGTACCAATTCACAAGAACGTAGAATTCAAAATAAACCAGCCCGTTTTGATACCGGTACCACATCCCGTACCGATTCATGTACCGGTACCGAAAGCGGTAgttatacctattattaaaGAGGTATCTATACCTGTAGAGAAATCTGTACCCTACCCTGTAGAGAGGACAGTTCATGTACCAAAGATCAAGGAAGTTCCCTTCGAAGTTgtcaaacatattattgtaCCGGTCGAAAAACCTGTACCTTTCAAAGTCCCAGTATACGAAACTATTATACATACGAAAAAGGGATCCCATAAAATTCGTTGA